TTACGCCGTCCTCCCTGATCCGCGAAGCCAGGCGAGTGAAGTCGCTGTCGGACGACACGATGCAGAACCCTTGGAACCGGCGCGTGTACAGCAGGTCCATCGCGTCGATGATCAGCGCGCTGTCGGTGGCGTTCTTTCCCACCGTGTTCGCGAACTGCTGGATCGGCTGTATGACGTGCTCGCTCGCCGACGCCTTCCAGCTGCTCAGGCGCTGCTGAGTCCAGTCGCCGTAGACGCGCTTCACAGATGCCGTGCCGAACCGCGCGACCTCGGTGAGGACGGCGCCGACGCTGGACGGCGGAACGTTGTCGGCATCGATCAGGACTGCGAGGAGGTCGTTGGGCTGCGCCATGCCCTCAGCATGGCACTTGCGGTGGCGTGGTCTCTCGTTACTCCTGTTTAGATGATGCAAGCAGGAACAATGGGATCGATACTCCTACTCAGATCCAGCCGCGCTCCTCGGCCATCAGCACCGCCTGCTGACGCGTCTGGACCGCGAGCTTGGCGAGGATGGCGGAGACGTGGTTCCGCACCGTCCCTGGTGCGAGGGAGAGCGTTCGTGCGATCTGCCCGGTCGTCTCACCGCGCCGTCCCGCACGCAGGACGTCGAGCTCTCGATCGGTCAGGGGGCACCGCTCGTCACTCAGCGCGTCGGCGGCGATCTCGGGATCGACGTAGCGGCCGCCCGCGGCAACGCGGCGGATGATCGCGGCGACCTCGTCCGCGTCTCGCGACTTCGGCAGGAACCCGGCCACCCCTGCAGAGAGCGCACGCCGCAGCACCCCGGGTCGGGCATGGCGGGTCACGATGATGCATCGCGTCGAGATCATGCGCGTGAGTCTCTTCGCCACCTCGACGCCGTCGAGTCCAGGCATCTCGAGGTCGAGCAGGCAGATGTCGGGCCGCAGGCGGATCGCGGCTTCGACCGCTTCCTCGCCGTCGGCGCACTCTGCCACGACGTCGATGTCTTCCTCGAGTCGAAGCAGCGCCGCGAGCGCGGATCGGATCATCCCCTCGTCGTCGGCCAGCAGCACGCGGATCATCAGGCGACGCCTCGCGCCGGAATGGTCACGACGACCGCGAACTCGTCTCCGTCCTGCCCCACATCGAGCGTGCCGCCGGCTTCGGCGGCGCGGCGCTCGATGCCGGCGAGCCCGGCCCCGTCGTCGGAGCGCACGGCATTCGGAGCGACGTCGTTCGTGATCTCGTAGCGCCACGTACTGTCGGGTGTCCGGGTCAGGGTGAGGTGCGCCCGGCGTCCGCCGCCGTGACGCAGAACGTTCGTGGTCGTCTCGCGGATGACCGGTCCGAGAACGTCTGCGGGCGCAGCATCCGCATCTGGTCCGATCGACGCGTCGGCCGAGATTCCCGCCGCGCGCAGCAGGTCTCGCGCGTTGGCCAGCTCGTCGCCGAGAGAGACGGAGCGGAACCGCGTCGCCAGGTCGCGGGTGCCCTGGCGCGCCTCGTCGACGCTCGTCCGCGCGAGCCGCAGCTGCTCGACCGCGGCTTCGGGGTCGCCACGGGAGAGGAGCTTCTCGGTGAGTTCGAGCTGCAGGGCGATCACCTGGAGGTGGTGTCCTTGCAGGTCGTGGACGTCCGTCGCTACGCGCAGCCGCTCCTGAGTGGCTCCGAGGCGTGCCTCCGAGATCCGGGCGCGGTCGAGCATGATCAGCACATCCCACCACCACAGCGAAAGCACGGTGAGGAACGGGACGAATACCGAGTACAGCCCGAGGGTCCAGATGCCCGCCATGTCGGCGGCATCCCCCGTCGCCGTGAACGGGACACCCATGTCGATCAACCACAGGCAGAAGAGCAGGATCGTGCTCGCCGCGACGAACCGCAGACGCACCCCCCGCTGCCAGGAGAGCAGGACGAGCGACTGCACGATCGGCACCGCGCCCACCAGCCAGCTGCCCGAGACCAGGCCCGCGGCGATCCCGTAGACCACGGCGACGAGCACCGGCACGATGACGCGACGACGAAGGGTGGCGGTCGACTCGTCGCGGTGCCGGTAATCGAAGAGAAGGGGAAGGGTGGATGCCGTCCAGACGAGGCCGCCGATCCCGACGATCAGCACCTCGCCGAGGGGCTTGCCCCAGCCGACGAGCATGAGCGACCAGAAGAGCACGAGCGACAGATTGAAGCCCATCACACCCGACAGCGTGTACCACCACGTGACGGTGACGCCGCGCGACATCCGC
This window of the Microbacterium sp. SSM24 genome carries:
- a CDS encoding response regulator transcription factor, translating into MIRVLLADDEGMIRSALAALLRLEEDIDVVAECADGEEAVEAAIRLRPDICLLDLEMPGLDGVEVAKRLTRMISTRCIIVTRHARPGVLRRALSAGVAGFLPKSRDADEVAAIIRRVAAGGRYVDPEIAADALSDERCPLTDRELDVLRAGRRGETTGQIARTLSLAPGTVRNHVSAILAKLAVQTRQQAVLMAEERGWI
- a CDS encoding sensor histidine kinase, which translates into the protein MTDQASASTSGAASVAPSALRMSRGVTVTWWYTLSGVMGFNLSLVLFWSLMLVGWGKPLGEVLIVGIGGLVWTASTLPLLFDYRHRDESTATLRRRVIVPVLVAVVYGIAAGLVSGSWLVGAVPIVQSLVLLSWQRGVRLRFVAASTILLFCLWLIDMGVPFTATGDAADMAGIWTLGLYSVFVPFLTVLSLWWWDVLIMLDRARISEARLGATQERLRVATDVHDLQGHHLQVIALQLELTEKLLSRGDPEAAVEQLRLARTSVDEARQGTRDLATRFRSVSLGDELANARDLLRAAGISADASIGPDADAAPADVLGPVIRETTTNVLRHGGGRRAHLTLTRTPDSTWRYEITNDVAPNAVRSDDGAGLAGIERRAAEAGGTLDVGQDGDEFAVVVTIPARGVA